The Leifsonia sp. ZF2019 DNA segment CGCCCAGCTGCGGGGCTGCACGGCCGGCCTATTCGCGGTGGGCCAGCGCAGCAGCCGGTCCACGCGGCCGACCGTGATCGAGGACTGCACCCTCACCCTGCCGAAGGGACAGGTGCTCGTGCAGACCCCGGTGGCGGCGACGGTCACCTTCTCCGGCTGCCGCATCGATGGCGTCGACGGGACGGTCGCGCGCGGCGCGGGCGCCCTCCGCTTCGTCGACTGCGCCCTGAGCGGGCCCGCCGGCGGGGACGCCTTCCAGATCGGGAGTGCCGAGCTGACCCTGAGCGGCGGCACGGCCGACGGGGTCGCCCTCGTCGTCACGGCCGCGCGCGACCAGCGCGTGACCGTCGAGGGCACCCGCTTCTCCACCACCCGGACGTCCGCGCCGACCCTCGCCCGCGGCGACGGTCCCGGCACGGTCACCTGGCGGATCGACGGGATCGCGTCCGACGCGCCCGCCGGAACGCCGCACCTCGCGATCGAGCGCGGGACCAACCACCTCCGCCTCACGGGCGCCGAGCTCACCGGCGGCGCGCTGAGACTCCCGGCGGCGGGGTTCGGCTCCGACTCGACCCTGCTCTACGACGGCGCCACCGAGCGGCGCGTGGAGCGGACCCTGCCCGAACCGTCGAACCGCATCCTCCTCGGCGACGTGCTCGTCGCCGACCGAACGTGAAGGACTCTGCTCCATGACCAGCTCCTCGGTTCCACCGACCTCCCCCCGCCGCTCCCGCCGCAGCGAAACGGCGCCCGCGCCCGACGTCCCCCGCTCCGGCACCCGCCGCGGCCTGCTCGTCGGTCTCGGGGCCGCCGCGATCGGCGGGGTGACCGCCGTCGGCGGGCTCACCCCGGCCGATGCGGCGACCGCTGCGGTCCCCGCGACGCCCGGCGCCTCCGGCTCGCTGCGCCAGGTGCGCGTCGTCGGCGACCTGGCGAAGATCAAGGCGAAGGACGGCGAGATCGCCATCGCCTCCGGCTACCATCAGCCCGGCGACGTCGGCGGACTGATCTACCGCGGTGCGTCCGGCCAGGGCGCGACCGTCAACGGCGGGACGATCGTCGCGGGCAAGAACGGGACGGTGTGGGTGCTCGTGCACGACGGCACCGTCGAGTTCCGCCAGTTCGGGATCATGGGGCCGGACACCCCGGCCGACGCGGCTCTGGAGGCGATGGTCGCCGACGCGGCCATCGCCCGGATCGAGGGCCACACCGACCTCAACTTCACCAAGCGCCACAAGCTGGTCCGCTCGCACCTCGAACTCGACTTCGGCGGCCACCTCATGACGACGGAGGGGATCGAGAACGCCGGGACGGACGACCCCTTCGCCGCGGTCATGTTCTTCCAGGGGGTCCTCTCGACCGAGACCCAGAGCGCCGCCCTCAGCGCGGCCATCCCGGACCTCGGCGACATCTTCGAGGTCGCCGACTCCTCGTGGTTCGCCGTCGACGCGTGGTATGCCGCGGAGGTCAACGCGCTGAGCGGGCGGTGGGAACGCGAGCTGCAGAAACTGCTGCAGGTGACGCAGATCGTCGACGGCACGCACATCCGCGTGAACTACAAGAACGGCTGGCCGCTGGCGAAGGGGCGCACGATCACCTGGACCAAGGTGCAACCGGTCCAGGACATCCGCATCTCCAACCTCGTCTTCCGCGGCAAGGGGACCGACCAGTACACCGGGTCGCACCCGATCGCGTTCGAGTACGCCGTGCGCTGCGACGTCGAGAACATCGTCGGCAGCCTGACGTTCTGGCCGCTGATCATGCGCCGCTGGAACACGTTCTACTCCACCATCGGCTGCACCCTCTCGAACCCGACGTCGGTGACCTACGGAGGGGCCGGGTACCTCACGCAGCAGATCTATTGCCTGTACGGATACGTCGCCAACTGCCACACGTCCAACGCGCGGCACCTGAACGACTTCACCGCGAGCGCGTACTCGATGGTCGAGAACTGCCACGGCGACGGCGACGACCAGGGCCCGTTCGTCACGCACGGCCAGTACGAGCACGACCTCACCTACACGGGCAACTCCGGTCTGATGACCTTCGCCAACTCGGGTGCGGCGTGGGGTTCGGCGGCCAAGCGCATCACGGTGCGCAAACACGTCTGCTCCTGGTTCGTCGCGCGGGTCAAGGTCACCGATCTGACGCTGGAGGACGTCCGGGTGATCGGCAAGCCCAGTCTGGCGGGCTCCGGGATGCTCTGGATCAACGCTGACGGTGCGCAGCTGACCGGCTGCACCGCCGACAGCACGCTCGTCATCACGCAGGCGTCGACCGCCTCCACCCGGCCGACGGTCATCCGCGACTCCTGGTTCGGCTTCGCGGCTCCGGGCAGCCTGACCGACGCCAGTGTGAAGGTGCCGGTCACCTTCGAGAACACGACGCTGGAGAATGTCGGAGGGATGAAGATCCTCGGGGCCGGGGAGGTCACCTTCCGCGGCTCCACGCTCACGGCCCCCACCGGGTCCGACCCGGTGCAGACGGCGTCGGCGCGCACGCGCATCACCGGCAGCCGCCTCGACAACGTGTCGATCCAGGCGACGGGCGCGGCAGAGCAGGCGATCGAGGTGACGGCGAGCAGCGTCATCACGGGCGCCGGAGGCACGGCGATCGGCCGGTCGGGGGACAAGGCGGTCACCGTGCTGCTCGCCGACAGCGCGTTCTCCCGCTCGGAGTCGAGCGGGAAGCACGTGTCGCTCACCGGGGGCACGAACCACTACCGCGCCACGGGCTGCCGCTTCGACGGCGGCGCGCTCGAGCTCACGGGAGGCGGCTTCGGCGGGACGTCGACGCTGCTGCACACCGCGAACGTGGAAAGCTCGGTGACACGCACCGGATTCCCCGCCGACTCGGCGCGCGTCGTGACCGCCGGCAACATCACCGTCTGAACCGTCCGCTCCACCGCACCGCAGAACCACTGGAAGGAACACGCATGACCGCACCCGCGTCCGCATCCGCCCCCGTCGCCCTCGTCACCGGAGGCGCGGCCGGCATCGGCTGGGAGATCGGGAGACGGCTCGCCGCCGACGGCTACCGGGTCGTCGCCGCCGACCTGGTCCCGGGGCTCACCGCGACGACGCCGGAGGCGGGGATCGTCCACCGTCGGCTCGACGTGACCGATCCGGACGACGTCACGGCCGTCTTCGCCGACGTCGTCGCCGAGTTCGGGCGGCTCGACGCGGTCGTGAACAACGCGGGCATCCAGCGTCACCGCGCGATCGAGGACCTGAGCTGGGACGAGTGGAAGGCCGTCGTGGACGTGAACCTGCACGGCGTCTTCCTCTGCCTCCAGGCCGCCGGCCGGCACATGCTGGCGGCCGGCGGCGGACGGATCGTCAACATCTCGTCGATCTCGTCGCGCGGCTCGGCGGGCCGCGCGCCGTACGCCTCCACGAAAGCCGCGGTCGTCGGGCTGACAGCGACGGCGGGCGCGGAGTGGGCGGCGCGCGGCGTGCGGGTGAACGCGGTCGCCCCCGGCTATGTCGACACCGGGGTCTTCCGTCAGGGCGTGGCAGCCGGGACGCTGAGCGAGGAGACGATCCTCGCCCGCATCCCGGCCCGCCGCCTCGCCCAGCCGCGCGAGATCGCGGCGACCGTCGCCTTCCTACTCTCCGACGACGCGAGCTACTTCGCCGGTCAGACCCTCTTCGCCGACGGCGGGTTCCTGGTCGACTACGGCGTGCCGCTCGCGTCGGTGCCGAAGCCGTGACGCGCGAGCTGCGCACCGCGACGACGGCCCTGCCGCTGCCCGCGCCCCTGCAACTCGGCGCGATGACCGTCACCCGGCGGGAGTTCGCCGCCGTGCGCGTCGAGGAGGGCGGGGAGGCCGGAGTCGCGTACGGGCTCACGCGTGAGGCGCCGATGGCGGAGATCGTCGAACGCCTCATCGCGCCGCACGTGCTCGACGGCGATCTCGACCCCGAGTCGCTGTGGGACCGTGCGTTCCGCGGCAGCGCGATCGTCGGCCGCGTCGGCCTGGTGCGCCGTGCGCTCGGGCTCGTCGATGTGGCCCTCTGGGATCTGCACGCACGGCAGCAGGGCGTTCCCGTCTGGCGCCTGCTCGGCGCGGACGGCGGCCCGCGCGCCGCCATGCTCGTCGCCGCCTACCCGACGGCCGGCCGCACGGTCGAGAGCCTGGTCGAGGAGGTCGTGGTGCAGGCGCGCGCGGGCTGGCCGCAGGTGAAGATCTCGCGGTCGCCCGATCGCGGGCTCATGCGCGACCTCCTGGCCGAGCTCGACCGAGAGCTGCCCGCGGGCTGCGGTCTCGTCGTCGACGTCGGCTTCGGCTGGCGGGGCGCCGACGAGGCGATCGACGAGCTCGCGGCGTGGGGGAGTCCGCGGCTCGCCTGGCTCGAGGACCCCCTGCTCCCGGAGGATGTGGTCGGGTGCGCCCGGATCCGCCGGGAGACCGGACTCACGGTCGCGGTCGGCGACGAGGTCACCGACCCGGCCGTCCTGCAGGCTCTCGCCGAGGGCGGAGGCATCGACGTGGCGCGACTCGATGTCGTCGCCCTCGGCGGGATCACCCCCTCGCGGGCGTTCCTCGCCTGGGCGGCCGACCGCGGCCTCCCCGTCTCGTGCCACATCGGGCCCGAGATCAGCACGCACCTGCCGGGCGTGCAGGTCGAGACGTTCGCGCGCGGCCCCCTGCCCAACCCCTACGACCCCTCGCCGGTGCTCGTCACCGGCGGCCCGGTGTTCGCCGGCGGTCGTGCGACACCGCCGTCGGGTCCCGGGCTCGGCTTCGGGTTCGCACCGGGTACGTTCGACTTCGGGAGGTCGCAATGACACGCAGTGTGGTCGTCACCGGCAGCGGCAAGGGGATCGGGCGCGGCATCGCCGAGCGGCTCACGGCCGACGGCTGGACCGTGGTCGGAGTCGAGCGGTCGGCGTCGGACACCCTCGAGGCGGGGATCTGCGCGGCGGTCGTCGTCGGCGACTCCGCCGAGCGCGCGGTCCACACCCGGGCCGCGGAGCGTGCGGAAGAGCTGGCGCCGCTCGCGGGGTGGGTCAACAACGCCGGTGTCACGGTCCGCACCCCGCTGCACGCCCTCGACGAGGAGGCCGTGCGCCGTGTCGTCGAGACCAACGGCCTCGGCTATCTCTGGGGCTGCTCCGCCGCCGTCGCGGCCTTCACCGCGCGTGCGGCCGGCGGTGCGATCGTCAACGTGGGCTCGATCCACGGCCGCGCGAGCTTCGTCGACCACGCGGCGTACGAGTTCACCAAGGGCGGGATCGACGCCCTCACCCGTAGCGTGGCGGTCAGCTACGGTCCGTTCGGCATCCGCGCCAACACGGTCGCCCCTGGCGGGGTGCGGACGCCGCACCTCGACGCGCAGATCGCCGGGGCGGCCGACCCGGAGGCCGAGGAGCGCGGCCTCGCCGAGGGGCCGCCGTTGCGGCGGATCGCCACAGTCGCCGAGGTCGCGTCGCTCACGGCGTACCTGCTGAGCGACGAGGCCTCCTACATCAGCGGGCAGTCGATCGCGGTCGACGGCGGCTGGACGGCGGCGTTCGGTCGGCCGGAGGCCGACGCGGGCCTGGCGGAGCGGTACGGTCTCACCGGCCGCTGACGGCGTCCGGACGCGCCGGCCGGCGTCAGGCCTTGACCATCGACGCGCGCCGGATGAGCCCGTCGCGCACGTCGAACGTGGCGATCGTCTCGGTGGCGACCCCGTCGCGCACGACCTGCTCGCGCGCGACCACCCAGCGGTCGCCGAAGAGCGTGTGCGCGTCGATGGTGCAGTGGAGCCCGGGATAGGCGAGCCGGTCGGCGTAGAAGGCGCGGATCTCCTCCCGTCCCGTGAGCGCCGCTTCGCCGACCCCGGTGACGATCGCGTCCTCCGCATAGGTGGCGACGAAGCCGTCGAGGTCGTGCGCGTTGAACGCGTCGACCTGCTCGGTGACGATGCGGAGCGCGTCGAGTGCTGTCATGGGATCCTCCGGTGGCGGGTCGTTCGGCGAGGCAGACGGGGTGGGGGCGGGGCGGGGCGCGGCGCGTCAGTCGATGCGCACGCCGCCGTTGACGTCATAGGTGGCGCCGGTCACGAAGCCGGCGCGCTCCGAGGCGAGCGAGGCGATCGTCCAGGCCACGTCGGCCGGCGTTCCGAAGCGGCCCAGCGGGATCGAGGACTCGAGGGCGTCGCGGCCGTCGCCGGTCAGCTGGTCGGTGATGGCGCTCGTGACGGGACCGGGGGTGACCGCGTTGACGCGGATCCCCTCGGCGGCGAGGTGCCGCGCGAAGCTCCTGGTCAGGGCGAGTAGAGCCCCCTTGCTGGCGGCGTAGTGCATCCCGGTCTGCAGGGCGCCGAGCTGGCCGGCGATCGAGGACAGGTTCACGATGCTGCGGTCGCCGGAGGCGGCGCGCAGCAGGGGGAGCAGCCCGCGGGTGAGGAGGAAGGTGCCGCGCACGTTCGTCTCCATCACCGCGTCCCACTCGTCGAGCTCGATGTCGTCGTAGTGGCGGTAGGGGCACACCCCGCCGTTGTTGACGAGCACGTGCAGCTCGCCCCAGGCGGCGGAGACCTCCTCCACGAGGGCGGTGACCGACCCGGGGGAGCGGAGGTCCAGCCTGCTGACGCGCACCTCGGCGGCCCCGGCTTCCCGGCATTCGGCGGCCACCCGCTCGGCCGCGGCGCCGCCGGATGTGAAGGTGAGCCAGAGCGCGTGCCCGGCGGAGGCGAGCTCGACTGCGGTGGCGGATCCGATGCCGGAGCTGGCTCCGGTGATGAGACTGCGGCGGAGAGTCATGGGAAAACGCTATAGCAAGATCGGCGCAGAATGCGAGCGGACTGGCCCGCAAACGCTAGATGCTATAGCGTTTTCGTTATGACTTCCGATCTCGTTGCGATCACCGACTGCGATCTGCCCGGCACCGCCGCCGACGACGCCCTCACCGCCGCCGGCCTGCGCGTGCGGCGCGCCGCCTCGCCGTCGGCCGATGACATCGCCGAGGCCGCGGCGGACGCATCGGCCCTGATCGTCCAGTGGGCGACCATCGACGGCGCACTGCTCGACCGCCTCCCCCACCTCCGCTTCATCAGCAGGCTCGGCATCGGCTACGACATGATCGACGTGGAGGCGGCGACTGAGCGGGGCATCCTCGTGGCGAACACGCCCGCCTACTGCCTGGACGAGGTCGCGACGCACACCCTCGCGATGATCCTCGCTCTCGGTCGCGGGCTCATCGGCTACGACAGGGCGGTGCGCGCCGGGCGCTGGTCCGCGGTGGATGCACGGCCGATGGGCTTCCGGCCCGCGGCGACCACCGTCTCCGTGGTCGGCTACGGCCGGATCGGCTCCCTGGTCGCCCGCCGCTGCGCCGCGCTCGGCTTCCGCGTGCTCGTCGCCGACCCGATGGTCGACGACGGCGACGTCCTGGCGGAGGGCCTCGAGCCCGTCTCGCTGGACGACGCGATCGCGCGGGCGGATGTGCTGACGCTGCACGCCCCGCTCACGGACGCCACCCGGCACCTCGTCGACGCACGCGCCCTCGCCGCCATGCGCCCGTCCGCCGTGCTCGTGAACACCTGCCGCGGCCCGCTCGTCGACGAGGACGCTCTCGCCGAGGCGCTCGCGTCCGGCGGCATCGCCGGGGCGGCGATCGATGTGTTCGACAGCGAGCCGCTGCCCGCGACCAGCCGCCTCCGCGCACTGGACAATGTGCTGCTGACCCCGCACGCGGCCTGGTATTCGCCGCAGGCGCTGGCCGACCTGCCGCTGCACGCGGCCGGGAACATCGTCGACCACTTCGCGGGACGGCCCGTGGCCGCCGTCGTCAACCGCGCCGTCGCCACCGCCGACTGAGAGGACCCCGCATGCGATTCCAGCGCCTCGGCCCGGCGGGAGCCGAACGACCGTACGTCCGCTCCGCCGGCCGGCTCTTCGAGCTCGACCGGCTCGCGCCCGACATCGACCCGGCCTTCTTCGCGGCGGACGGGATCGCCCGCACCGCCGCCGCGCTCGCCGCCGGAGAGCTCCCGGAGGCCGCAGCCGAGACCGCGGACCTGCGGGTCGGGCCGCCCGTCGGCCGCCCGCCGGCGATCGTGTGCATCGGCCAGAACTACGCCGCGCACGCCGCCGAGTCGGGGGCAGCGCCGCCGGAGCATCCGATCGTCTTCTTCAAGCACCCCAACACGCTCGTCGGACCGTACGACGACATCCTCCTGCCGCCCGGCGCCGAGCGCGTCGACTGGGAGGTCGAGCTGGCCGTGGTGATCGGACGCCGCGCCCGCTACCTCGACACGGATGCCGAGGCGGAGGCCTGCATCGCCGGGTTCGCGGTCTCGGACGACGTCTCCGAGCGCGCCTGGCAGCTGGAGGTCTCCGGCGGCCAGTGGTCGAAGGGCAAGAGCGCCGAGACGTTCAATCCGCTCGGTCCGGAGCTGGTCACCCCCGACGAGGTCGACTGCACGAGGCTGCGGCTGCGCTCCTGGGTGGACGACGAGCCCCGGCAGGACTCGACGACGGCGGACCTGATCTTCGGCGTCGCGGCGCTCGTCCGCGACCTCAGCCAGTACCTGGTGCTCGAGCCCGGCGACATCATCAACACCGGCACGCCGCAGGGCGTCGCGCTCTCCGGCCGGTTCCCGTACCTCGTGGAGGGGAACACGGTGCGCGTGGCGATCGACGGGCTCGGGGAGCAGCGCAGCCGGGTGCGGCGCGCCACGCGCTAGACCCCGCTCAGCGCCGGTAGCGCGGCTGCGGCAGTCCCTGCGCCGCCACCTCCGCCGTGAACAGCGCGCCGGACGCGGGCGCCGCCGCCAGCGCGTCCGCGTCCAGATCCGCGCGTGCGGTCGTGATGACCAGGGTGTGCAGCCCGGGTCCGGCGAACGCGACGCTCGACGTGTGCGGGGCGTCGACGGCGACCGTGTCGATCACCGCGCCCGTCGCGTCGTAGCGGCGCACCTCGCCGCGGCCCCAGAACGCGATCCACAGGTTCCCGTCGGTATCCGCGCACATGCCGTCGGGCATTCCGTCCACCTCGAGATGCACACGGCGCGGCCCCGTTGCTCCGGAGCCGACGTCGTAGTCGCGAGCCCAGACCGTCGCGGCGAGGGTGTCGACCGAGTAGAGCGTGCCGCCGTCGGGCGACCAGCACAGCCCGTTGGAGAGCAGGAGGTCGTCGTCGAGAACGCGGACGCGGTCGCCGTCGAGCTGGACGAGGACCTCGGACCCGTCGCCTCCGTCGAACGGGTGCGTGCCGACCAGCAGGCGCCCGGCGGGGTCCACCGCGGCGTCGTTGGTACGGCTGCGGGCTCCGGTCGGGACCACCACCGGTCCCGCCTCCACGGCGCCGCCCTCCGCCGCGAACAGGATGCGCTCCCGGGCGACGACGGCGAGGCGCCCATCGGCCGCCGGGAGCACGGCGCCGACCGGTTCGCCGAACGACCGCGACCCGGTGACGGTGATGCCCGCGCCGTCGAGCCGGCCGGACAGCACGGTCCCTGCCAGGATGTCGACCCAGAGGACGCGGTCGTTCACCGCGTCCCACACGGGGCCTTCGGCCAGCTCGAACGTCTCGGTCGTGGCCCGGCGTGCGTGGTAGGCGGTCATCCTCCGATCCTGGCAGAAGCAGTCAGCGCGCCGACGCCACGAAGTCCGTCAGCACCGGAGCGAGAGCATCGGCCTCGACCGCGTGCGTCTGGCCCGGCAGATCGGCGTAGCGACCGCCCGCGGCCTCGGCGGCGATGGTGGCGGCGCCGTAGCGGAGGAACTCCGGGGTGGCGCCGCCTGCAAGCCCCAGCACCGGCACGCGAAGCGCCGCGACGACCTCGTCCGGCACCAGGGAGTCGCCGAGCGCCGCGTCGTCGTAAGCGAGCGTGGGCGCGAGGCCGACCGTGCCCGACCAGTACGGCGACTGTCGCAGGCCCGCGAGCTGATCCTCCGGCACCCCGACGCGTCGGAAGAAGAGCTCCGCCGCCGCGTCGCGGTCGCCGCGGAAGAGAGCATCGTGCAGGGCGGCCGTATAGGCCAGGGCCGGCTCCTGCGCGCCCTCGGGCACGTACGGCGGCTCGTAGACCACCAGAGCGCTCACCAGCTCCGGGCCGAGCGCGGCCGCCGCAGTCAGCGCGAGCGCGCCGCCGGAGGAGATGCCGAACAGGGTCACGGGGCCGCCGACCGCGTCGATCAGAGCCGCGATGTCCTCGATCTCCCGCCCGACGGCGAAGGGGAGGGTGTCGCCGCTCTCCCCGCGCCCGCGGCGATCGTAGGCCACAGCGGTCAGCTGGGACGCGAGTGCCGCGGCGATCGGCCGCATCGGGCCGGAGGCGCGATGGCAGGAGGCACCGTCCACGAGCACGATCACGGGCCCGGTGCCCGCGGTCTCGTAGGCGATGTGCGTGCCGTCGGCGGAGGTCGCGGTGGCCATCGATGCTCCTCTCGGCGACCGGCCGGGCATCTCGTCGGCCCGGCTGGGCGCATGGTGCGAGTCTAGGCAGCCGTCCGACGCGGGGCCAGGGGCGACGACGGACCGACCCTGGTCAGCCGGCGCGGAGCGCGGGTAGTGTGTCCACACACGGTCCGCCCCTGCACCCGAAGCGGCGGACGGATGGGGGTGTCGATGAGGTTCTTCCCCGAGCGCGAGGAGCGTTCCGCGGACGGCCGCGATCTGCAGCGGTCACGGACTCCGCGCTGGTCGCGACCCCCCGAAGACGAGCTGCCCCACGCGCTGGCCGAGACAGCCGTGCTCGCGACCACGGACAACCTCGCGCTCCTCCTGGCCGGTGTGCGCGCCTACTCCGACGGCGCCCTGTTCCTGGTCGAGTGGAGGCTGCGCCGGCTCGACGAGGACGACGCCGCCTGGGCGGCCCTCGTGCGCCGCGTCGCCGGCCCGCGCCTCCCGGGTGAGCAGCAGCTCGGCGCGCTGCGGCTGGGCATCGAGCTCGCCGACGGGGAGCGCCTCGTCGCCGACGGCGAGTCCTGGTGGCTGCCGGGGGAGCTCACCGAGCCGGACGGGCACGTGCTCGGCATGGCGAACTGGAGTGGTGGCGGCAGCGACGACACCCAGGTCTTCTCGGGCGACCTGTGGCTGTGGCCGCTCCCGCCCGAGGGACCGGTGACGCTGGCGTGGGAGTGGCCCGCCTTCGGGCTCGCCGAGGGGACGCGCGTGCTCTCCGGCGGGCGCATCCGCGACGCCGCCGTCGCCGCCCGGCCCATCTGGGGCTGAGCGGACGGTTCAGCCGCGCCGGGCGCGCAGGCGCCGCCCGGTCAGGAGCGCCATCCCACCGGTCAGGGCGAGGACGACTGCGAGGGCGGGCAGCGCTCCGGGCGCCGCTCCGCCGGTGTCGGCCAGCTCACCCGCGGCGAGCATCGTCCCGCCGCTCCCTCC contains these protein-coding regions:
- a CDS encoding SDR family NAD(P)-dependent oxidoreductase, giving the protein MTAPASASAPVALVTGGAAGIGWEIGRRLAADGYRVVAADLVPGLTATTPEAGIVHRRLDVTDPDDVTAVFADVVAEFGRLDAVVNNAGIQRHRAIEDLSWDEWKAVVDVNLHGVFLCLQAAGRHMLAAGGGRIVNISSISSRGSAGRAPYASTKAAVVGLTATAGAEWAARGVRVNAVAPGYVDTGVFRQGVAAGTLSEETILARIPARRLAQPREIAATVAFLLSDDASYFAGQTLFADGGFLVDYGVPLASVPKP
- a CDS encoding C-terminal binding protein, which codes for MTSDLVAITDCDLPGTAADDALTAAGLRVRRAASPSADDIAEAAADASALIVQWATIDGALLDRLPHLRFISRLGIGYDMIDVEAATERGILVANTPAYCLDEVATHTLAMILALGRGLIGYDRAVRAGRWSAVDARPMGFRPAATTVSVVGYGRIGSLVARRCAALGFRVLVADPMVDDGDVLAEGLEPVSLDDAIARADVLTLHAPLTDATRHLVDARALAAMRPSAVLVNTCRGPLVDEDALAEALASGGIAGAAIDVFDSEPLPATSRLRALDNVLLTPHAAWYSPQALADLPLHAAGNIVDHFAGRPVAAVVNRAVATAD
- a CDS encoding fumarylacetoacetate hydrolase family protein → MRFQRLGPAGAERPYVRSAGRLFELDRLAPDIDPAFFAADGIARTAAALAAGELPEAAAETADLRVGPPVGRPPAIVCIGQNYAAHAAESGAAPPEHPIVFFKHPNTLVGPYDDILLPPGAERVDWEVELAVVIGRRARYLDTDAEAEACIAGFAVSDDVSERAWQLEVSGGQWSKGKSAETFNPLGPELVTPDEVDCTRLRLRSWVDDEPRQDSTTADLIFGVAALVRDLSQYLVLEPGDIINTGTPQGVALSGRFPYLVEGNTVRVAIDGLGEQRSRVRRATR
- a CDS encoding nuclear transport factor 2 family protein, with the translated sequence MTALDALRIVTEQVDAFNAHDLDGFVATYAEDAIVTGVGEAALTGREEIRAFYADRLAYPGLHCTIDAHTLFGDRWVVAREQVVRDGVATETIATFDVRDGLIRRASMVKA
- a CDS encoding SDR family NAD(P)-dependent oxidoreductase, producing the protein MTLRRSLITGASSGIGSATAVELASAGHALWLTFTSGGAAAERVAAECREAGAAEVRVSRLDLRSPGSVTALVEEVSAAWGELHVLVNNGGVCPYRHYDDIELDEWDAVMETNVRGTFLLTRGLLPLLRAASGDRSIVNLSSIAGQLGALQTGMHYAASKGALLALTRSFARHLAAEGIRVNAVTPGPVTSAITDQLTGDGRDALESSIPLGRFGTPADVAWTIASLASERAGFVTGATYDVNGGVRID
- a CDS encoding SDR family NAD(P)-dependent oxidoreductase — its product is MTRSVVVTGSGKGIGRGIAERLTADGWTVVGVERSASDTLEAGICAAVVVGDSAERAVHTRAAERAEELAPLAGWVNNAGVTVRTPLHALDEEAVRRVVETNGLGYLWGCSAAVAAFTARAAGGAIVNVGSIHGRASFVDHAAYEFTKGGIDALTRSVAVSYGPFGIRANTVAPGGVRTPHLDAQIAGAADPEAEERGLAEGPPLRRIATVAEVASLTAYLLSDEASYISGQSIAVDGGWTAAFGRPEADAGLAERYGLTGR
- a CDS encoding peptidase C14 codes for the protein MTSSSVPPTSPRRSRRSETAPAPDVPRSGTRRGLLVGLGAAAIGGVTAVGGLTPADAATAAVPATPGASGSLRQVRVVGDLAKIKAKDGEIAIASGYHQPGDVGGLIYRGASGQGATVNGGTIVAGKNGTVWVLVHDGTVEFRQFGIMGPDTPADAALEAMVADAAIARIEGHTDLNFTKRHKLVRSHLELDFGGHLMTTEGIENAGTDDPFAAVMFFQGVLSTETQSAALSAAIPDLGDIFEVADSSWFAVDAWYAAEVNALSGRWERELQKLLQVTQIVDGTHIRVNYKNGWPLAKGRTITWTKVQPVQDIRISNLVFRGKGTDQYTGSHPIAFEYAVRCDVENIVGSLTFWPLIMRRWNTFYSTIGCTLSNPTSVTYGGAGYLTQQIYCLYGYVANCHTSNARHLNDFTASAYSMVENCHGDGDDQGPFVTHGQYEHDLTYTGNSGLMTFANSGAAWGSAAKRITVRKHVCSWFVARVKVTDLTLEDVRVIGKPSLAGSGMLWINADGAQLTGCTADSTLVITQASTASTRPTVIRDSWFGFAAPGSLTDASVKVPVTFENTTLENVGGMKILGAGEVTFRGSTLTAPTGSDPVQTASARTRITGSRLDNVSIQATGAAEQAIEVTASSVITGAGGTAIGRSGDKAVTVLLADSAFSRSESSGKHVSLTGGTNHYRATGCRFDGGALELTGGGFGGTSTLLHTANVESSVTRTGFPADSARVVTAGNITV
- a CDS encoding SMP-30/gluconolactonase/LRE family protein, producing the protein MTAYHARRATTETFELAEGPVWDAVNDRVLWVDILAGTVLSGRLDGAGITVTGSRSFGEPVGAVLPAADGRLAVVARERILFAAEGGAVEAGPVVVPTGARSRTNDAAVDPAGRLLVGTHPFDGGDGSEVLVQLDGDRVRVLDDDLLLSNGLCWSPDGGTLYSVDTLAATVWARDYDVGSGATGPRRVHLEVDGMPDGMCADTDGNLWIAFWGRGEVRRYDATGAVIDTVAVDAPHTSSVAFAGPGLHTLVITTARADLDADALAAAPASGALFTAEVAAQGLPQPRYRR
- a CDS encoding alpha/beta fold hydrolase, with protein sequence MATATSADGTHIAYETAGTGPVIVLVDGASCHRASGPMRPIAAALASQLTAVAYDRRGRGESGDTLPFAVGREIEDIAALIDAVGGPVTLFGISSGGALALTAAAALGPELVSALVVYEPPYVPEGAQEPALAYTAALHDALFRGDRDAAAELFFRRVGVPEDQLAGLRQSPYWSGTVGLAPTLAYDDAALGDSLVPDEVVAALRVPVLGLAGGATPEFLRYGAATIAAEAAGGRYADLPGQTHAVEADALAPVLTDFVASAR
- a CDS encoding enolase C-terminal domain-like protein codes for the protein MTRELRTATTALPLPAPLQLGAMTVTRREFAAVRVEEGGEAGVAYGLTREAPMAEIVERLIAPHVLDGDLDPESLWDRAFRGSAIVGRVGLVRRALGLVDVALWDLHARQQGVPVWRLLGADGGPRAAMLVAAYPTAGRTVESLVEEVVVQARAGWPQVKISRSPDRGLMRDLLAELDRELPAGCGLVVDVGFGWRGADEAIDELAAWGSPRLAWLEDPLLPEDVVGCARIRRETGLTVAVGDEVTDPAVLQALAEGGGIDVARLDVVALGGITPSRAFLAWAADRGLPVSCHIGPEISTHLPGVQVETFARGPLPNPYDPSPVLVTGGPVFAGGRATPPSGPGLGFGFAPGTFDFGRSQ